The following are from one region of the Candidatus Eisenbacteria bacterium genome:
- a CDS encoding universal stress protein: MIAFRRILVPHDFSKHADRSLRVAADLAGPRGTLVVQHTVVPFIPVTDLPPAGLATYLSPEELITGARRQLEATVKRVLRGRGPKVTLRVEIGDAYQRILAATRGMDLVVLATAGRTGLSHLIIGSVAEKVVRHSPIPVLTLRPEVSRRAAPARRAGSRR; the protein is encoded by the coding sequence ATGATCGCGTTTCGCCGCATCCTGGTTCCCCACGACTTCTCGAAGCACGCCGATCGCTCCCTGCGCGTCGCCGCGGATCTCGCGGGGCCCAGGGGCACGCTCGTCGTCCAGCACACCGTCGTGCCGTTCATCCCGGTGACGGACCTGCCGCCGGCGGGTCTCGCGACGTACCTCTCGCCCGAGGAGCTCATCACGGGTGCCCGCCGCCAGCTCGAAGCCACCGTGAAGCGCGTGCTCCGCGGTCGTGGGCCCAAGGTGACGCTGCGGGTGGAGATCGGGGACGCCTATCAGCGCATCCTCGCCGCGACGCGCGGCATGGACCTGGTCGTCCTGGCGACCGCCGGCCGCACGGGGCTCTCGCACCTCATCATCGGGAGCGTGGCGGAGAAGGTCGTGCGCCACAGCCCGATCCCGGTGCTGACGCTGCGGCCCGAGGTCTCGCGGCGCGCCGCGCCGGCCCGTCGCGCCGGCAGCCGTCGCTGA
- a CDS encoding tRNA-uridine aminocarboxypropyltransferase, producing the protein MIPAAHEPRPRCLRCWRPARLCYCRDLVPVATETRVVFLQHPRERAAAMGTARLAHLALANSELHVGAHPDVHQRVHDLAGDPTAALLYPDGDCPAPAWKPRTLVVIDGTWTTARKMLARTPALARLPRLRLAPSAPSAYRIRREPAPHCLSTVEAVAAALTELEGDAGRFAPMLGAFHSLVETQIDFAGTHRVPYRHLRARRGARAERLRDSLSRGVAVQVEGNPAGVGLGHELVLLAARRIATGESFRAVVRPRRAVHPRFAERAAIPLRALVEGGDPLDVARARWADFLRPGDVLVGWGTFSPRLLAVEDMIHDPWLDLRPGVIQRLRRRPGGVEQAATALADAAPGDPSCGRAERRLEALVALVASLVAGENR; encoded by the coding sequence ATGATCCCGGCTGCACACGAGCCTCGCCCGCGCTGCCTGCGCTGCTGGCGGCCCGCGCGACTGTGCTACTGCCGCGATCTCGTGCCGGTCGCGACCGAGACGCGCGTCGTCTTCCTCCAGCACCCGAGGGAGCGCGCCGCCGCCATGGGCACGGCGCGCCTCGCCCACCTGGCGCTCGCGAACTCGGAGCTGCACGTGGGGGCCCATCCGGACGTGCACCAGCGCGTCCACGACCTGGCCGGCGATCCCACCGCCGCCCTCCTCTACCCCGACGGCGATTGCCCCGCGCCGGCGTGGAAGCCGCGCACGCTGGTCGTGATCGACGGCACCTGGACGACCGCGCGCAAGATGCTCGCGCGGACACCTGCGCTGGCCCGTCTCCCGCGTCTTCGCCTCGCGCCGTCCGCGCCGAGCGCCTATCGCATCCGGCGCGAGCCGGCGCCGCATTGCCTGTCGACGGTCGAGGCCGTCGCCGCGGCATTGACCGAGCTCGAGGGCGACGCCGGGCGCTTCGCGCCGATGCTGGGCGCATTCCACTCGCTCGTCGAGACGCAGATCGATTTCGCCGGCACGCATCGCGTGCCCTATCGTCATCTGCGCGCCCGCCGCGGCGCGCGCGCGGAGCGGCTGCGCGACAGCTTGTCGCGCGGCGTCGCGGTGCAGGTCGAAGGGAACCCCGCCGGCGTCGGGCTCGGTCACGAGCTGGTCCTCCTGGCCGCCCGTCGCATCGCCACCGGGGAATCCTTTCGCGCCGTCGTGCGACCCCGGCGCGCGGTGCATCCCCGCTTCGCCGAGCGCGCGGCCATCCCCCTGCGCGCGCTCGTGGAGGGCGGCGACCCGCTCGACGTCGCGCGCGCGCGCTGGGCCGATTTCCTGCGGCCGGGCGACGTCCTGGTCGGCTGGGGAACGTTCAGCCCCCGGCTGCTCGCGGTGGAGGACATGATCCACGACCCCTGGCTCGATCTGCGCCCCGGCGTGATCCAGCGCCTGCGCCGGCGACCCGGCGGCGTCGAGCAGGCGGCGACGGCGCTCGCCGACGCCGCGCCGGGCGATCCCTCGTGCGGGCGCGCCGAGCGGCGCCTGGAGGCGCTCGTCGCGCTTGTCGCGAGCCTCGTCGCGGGAGAGAATCGCTGA
- a CDS encoding PaaI family thioesterase, with protein sequence MADRDAFPPCPYARFVGMEVARVGDDYACVRLPRSHDTANRNGSLHGGVTASLLDVAGMLAAQSAPGGTAPAGSTIDLAVHYLAPAVDEGVVAESHVTRRGREIVFVETHVTSDGGTPIARGVGVVRLGAPAESEPPPSAPACPIGPETQLLPRQSGSAFTARLGVFIATVAPGHTVFVLPIRPELCDATGRLHEGALAALVDSAGGAAAWSVHGWDPRGRAATIGMHLCFDRTPDDEDVVVEARTTWRAAGVFLNTVTLTGRRTGRAVATGSVTYRIVRPEP encoded by the coding sequence ATGGCAGATCGGGACGCGTTCCCGCCGTGCCCGTACGCGCGCTTCGTCGGCATGGAGGTCGCGCGCGTGGGCGACGACTACGCGTGCGTCCGTTTGCCCCGCTCGCACGACACCGCCAATCGGAACGGATCGCTCCACGGGGGCGTCACGGCGTCGCTCCTGGACGTCGCCGGGATGCTGGCGGCGCAGAGCGCGCCGGGCGGCACCGCGCCCGCCGGATCGACGATCGACCTCGCCGTGCACTACCTCGCGCCGGCGGTCGACGAAGGGGTCGTGGCGGAAAGCCACGTCACGCGGCGCGGGCGCGAGATCGTGTTCGTCGAGACCCACGTCACGAGCGATGGCGGGACGCCGATCGCGCGCGGCGTGGGCGTCGTGCGCCTCGGCGCGCCGGCCGAGAGCGAGCCGCCGCCGAGCGCGCCGGCCTGCCCGATCGGTCCCGAGACGCAGCTGCTGCCGCGCCAGAGCGGCTCGGCGTTCACGGCCCGCCTCGGCGTCTTCATCGCGACGGTCGCGCCCGGGCACACGGTCTTCGTCCTGCCGATCCGTCCCGAGCTGTGCGACGCGACCGGCCGCCTGCACGAGGGGGCGCTCGCCGCGCTCGTCGATTCGGCGGGCGGCGCGGCGGCATGGTCGGTCCACGGCTGGGATCCGCGCGGCCGCGCCGCCACCATCGGCATGCACCTGTGCTTCGATCGCACGCCGGACGACGAGGACGTCGTGGTCGAAGCGCGCACCACCTGGCGTGCGGCGGGCGTGTTCTTGAACACGGTCACCCTGACGGGACGGCGGACCGGCCGTGCCGTCGCGACCGGATCGGTGACGTATCGGATCGTGCGCCCGGAGCCATGA